Proteins encoded in a region of the Benincasa hispida cultivar B227 chromosome 2, ASM972705v1, whole genome shotgun sequence genome:
- the LOC120071052 gene encoding transcription factor bHLH47 isoform X1, producing MIIAEFRHFTLFHLLLKIMVSEVPSKSVVETDATVVASVSRNCPGKKNQVKVPKKIHKAEREKLKREHLNDLFLDLANALELTEPNNGKASILCEASRLLKDLFGQIECLRKEHASLLSESRYVDIEKNELREETSTLASQIEKLQSELQSRAVHSKPDLNIAPPPAEFLQQGTTVPHFSGECLGLPVMEPTLQQTHTVFIVPVRPDLPSYPARDAAHAPTMPTSHVSKPHARYPTPADSWPAGILKSSQTEASKEF from the exons ATGATAATTGCAGAATTTCGTCATTTCACTCTGTTTCACTTGCTGTTGAAGATCATGGTCTCTGAGGTTCCTTCAAAGTCGGTTGTTGAAACTGATGCTACAGTCGTGGCATCGGTTTCTAG GAATTGTCCTGGTAAAAAAAATCAGGTGAAAGTTCCTAAAAAAATTCACAAGGCTGAGAGGGAGAAGTTGAAGCGAGAGCATTTAAACGATCTCTTCCTTGACCTCGCAAATGCACTTG AGCTGACAGAACCGAATAATGGGAAGGCATCTATATTGTGTGAAGCAAGTCGGTTGCTGAAAGACTTGTTTGGTCAGATTGAGTGCCTTAGAAAGGAGCATGCGTCGTTGTTGTCAGAATCTCGATAC GTcgacattgaaaagaatgagctGCGAGAAGAGACTTCTACTTTAGCATCTCAGATTGAGAAACTACAAAGTGAGTTACAATCAAGGGCTGTACACTCTAAACCTGACTTAAACATTGCCCCCCCACCTGCAGAGTTTCTGCAACAAGGGACGACAGTACCACATTTCTCAGGGGAATGCCTTGGATTGCCTGTTATGGAACCTACATTGCAGCAAACACATACCGTCTTTATCGTTCCTGTGCGACCAGATCTCCCATCTTATCCAGCaagggatgcagctcatgcccCGACAATGCCTACCTCACATGTAAGCAAACCACATGCCAGATATCCAACACCAGCAGATTCATGGCCTGCTGGAATTCTCAAATCGTCACAAACAGAAGCAagtaaagagttttag
- the LOC120071052 gene encoding transcription factor bHLH47 isoform X2, with protein MVSEVPSKSVVETDATVVASVSRNCPGKKNQVKVPKKIHKAEREKLKREHLNDLFLDLANALELTEPNNGKASILCEASRLLKDLFGQIECLRKEHASLLSESRYVDIEKNELREETSTLASQIEKLQSELQSRAVHSKPDLNIAPPPAEFLQQGTTVPHFSGECLGLPVMEPTLQQTHTVFIVPVRPDLPSYPARDAAHAPTMPTSHVSKPHARYPTPADSWPAGILKSSQTEASKEF; from the exons ATGGTCTCTGAGGTTCCTTCAAAGTCGGTTGTTGAAACTGATGCTACAGTCGTGGCATCGGTTTCTAG GAATTGTCCTGGTAAAAAAAATCAGGTGAAAGTTCCTAAAAAAATTCACAAGGCTGAGAGGGAGAAGTTGAAGCGAGAGCATTTAAACGATCTCTTCCTTGACCTCGCAAATGCACTTG AGCTGACAGAACCGAATAATGGGAAGGCATCTATATTGTGTGAAGCAAGTCGGTTGCTGAAAGACTTGTTTGGTCAGATTGAGTGCCTTAGAAAGGAGCATGCGTCGTTGTTGTCAGAATCTCGATAC GTcgacattgaaaagaatgagctGCGAGAAGAGACTTCTACTTTAGCATCTCAGATTGAGAAACTACAAAGTGAGTTACAATCAAGGGCTGTACACTCTAAACCTGACTTAAACATTGCCCCCCCACCTGCAGAGTTTCTGCAACAAGGGACGACAGTACCACATTTCTCAGGGGAATGCCTTGGATTGCCTGTTATGGAACCTACATTGCAGCAAACACATACCGTCTTTATCGTTCCTGTGCGACCAGATCTCCCATCTTATCCAGCaagggatgcagctcatgcccCGACAATGCCTACCTCACATGTAAGCAAACCACATGCCAGATATCCAACACCAGCAGATTCATGGCCTGCTGGAATTCTCAAATCGTCACAAACAGAAGCAagtaaagagttttag
- the LOC120071226 gene encoding HVA22-like protein a, which produces MGSGAGSFFKVILKNFDVLAGPLVSLVYPLYASVRAIETKSPVDDQQWLTYWILYSMLTLFELTFAKVLEWIPIWPYAKLILSCWLVIPYFSGAAYVYEHFVRPLFVNKQTVNIWYVPKMKDFFSKPDDILTAAEKYIAENGTQDLQNIINRADKARTSNPYMSYSENHDYDDNRNHNYWD; this is translated from the exons ATGGGATCTGGAGCGGGCAGTTTTTTCAAGGTCATCCTTAAAAACTTCGATGTTCTTGCCGG GCCTCTTGTGAGTCTTGTTTATCCTCT ATATGCATCGGTTAGAGCCATAGAAACAAAGTCTCCTGTGGATGATCAGCAATGGCTTACTTACTGGATTCTATATTCTATGCTCACCCTCTTTGAGCTTACATTTGCAAAAGTTCTCGAATG GATCCCTATCTGGCCATATGCAAAGTTGATTTTGTCATGCTGGTTGGTCATTCCATACTTCAGTGGTGCTGCATATGTGTACGAGCATTTTGTGAGGCCTCTATTCGTCAACAAACAGACAGTTAACATTTGGTATGTTCCAAAGATGAAAGACTTCTTTAGCAAGCCCGACGACATCCTAACCGCTGCAGAGAAGTACATTGCAGAAAATGGGACTCAAGACCTACAAAATATCATCAACAGG GCTGACAAGGCTCGGACAAGTAATCCTTACATGAGCTATTCTGAGAACCACGACTATGACGACAACCGCAACCACAATTACTGGGACTAG